In one window of Branchiostoma floridae strain S238N-H82 chromosome 14, Bfl_VNyyK, whole genome shotgun sequence DNA:
- the LOC118430369 gene encoding uncharacterized protein LOC118430369 isoform X2, whose translation MSHTTQEPSSQIAELEDEGGNNTCMGQGISCVPVPKRRRRPTVCITACSTTTLYAVENLVRAALGESINIDIHTVHIQKRESISLLKKYGSKTYFICCANYGHRLLLLSDTDPDELTEVVYHAGKISKYKKDGVMVLLFGHRNLTEGVYDLSTFDGAFMRSQPRLGEKAGRGKFISVYDAFNSDQEECLRRWVRIPTEKDEALGEEPMLMGPTENVEASEEDPFLDKVHENPPLLEPENINEARKEYPRTLQILEIDPHGYNDEYDGPVSTV comes from the exons ATGAGCCACACAACGCAGGAGCCCTCAAGTCAAATCGCAG AGCTAGAGGACGAGGGAGGCAACAACACCTGCATGGGACAAGGCATTTCTTGTGTACCTGTGCCCAAAAGACGG CGTCGCCCAACAGTATGTATCACAGCCTGTAGCACCACCACCTTATATGCTGTAGAGAATCTGGTTCGAGCTGCACTGGGGGAAAGCATCAACATCGATATCCACACAGTACATATCCAAAA AAGAGAATCCATCTCCCTGCTCAAGAAGTATGGGTCCAAAACCTATTTCATATGCTGTGCTAATTACGGGCATCGCTTACTTCTTCTGTCGGACACCGACCCTGACGAACTCACAGAGGTTGTTTATCACGCAGGGAAGATTAGCAAATATAAAAAAGATG GTGTTATGGTGCTGCTGTTTGGTCATCGCAATCTGACTGAGGGTGTGTATGACCTTTCTACTTTCGACGGCGCTTTCATGAGGTCACAGCCAAGACTTGGTGAAAAGGCCGGGAGAGGAAAGTTCATCAGTGTGTACGACGCCTTCAACTCGGACCAAGAGGAATGCTTGCGTCGGTGGGTTCGGATACCAACCGAAAAGGATGAAGCGTTGGGGGAGGAGCCAATGCTTATGGGTCCGACAGAAAATGTAGAGGCGTCCGAGGAAGATCCGTTCCTTGATAAAGTCCATGAAAATCCGCCCCTTTTAGAACCAGAAAATATAAACGAAGCCAGGAAAGAGTATCCAAGGACATTACAAATTCTGGAAATAGATCCCCATGGATACAATGATGAGTATGACGGGCCTGTGAGCACAGTATAA
- the LOC118430369 gene encoding uncharacterized protein LOC118430369 isoform X1, which translates to MSHTTQEPSSQIAGKSLKLEDEGGNNTCMGQGISCVPVPKRRRRPTVCITACSTTTLYAVENLVRAALGESINIDIHTVHIQKRESISLLKKYGSKTYFICCANYGHRLLLLSDTDPDELTEVVYHAGKISKYKKDGVMVLLFGHRNLTEGVYDLSTFDGAFMRSQPRLGEKAGRGKFISVYDAFNSDQEECLRRWVRIPTEKDEALGEEPMLMGPTENVEASEEDPFLDKVHENPPLLEPENINEARKEYPRTLQILEIDPHGYNDEYDGPVSTV; encoded by the exons ATGAGCCACACAACGCAGGAGCCCTCAAGTCAAATCGCAGGTAAAAGTTTAA AGCTAGAGGACGAGGGAGGCAACAACACCTGCATGGGACAAGGCATTTCTTGTGTACCTGTGCCCAAAAGACGG CGTCGCCCAACAGTATGTATCACAGCCTGTAGCACCACCACCTTATATGCTGTAGAGAATCTGGTTCGAGCTGCACTGGGGGAAAGCATCAACATCGATATCCACACAGTACATATCCAAAA AAGAGAATCCATCTCCCTGCTCAAGAAGTATGGGTCCAAAACCTATTTCATATGCTGTGCTAATTACGGGCATCGCTTACTTCTTCTGTCGGACACCGACCCTGACGAACTCACAGAGGTTGTTTATCACGCAGGGAAGATTAGCAAATATAAAAAAGATG GTGTTATGGTGCTGCTGTTTGGTCATCGCAATCTGACTGAGGGTGTGTATGACCTTTCTACTTTCGACGGCGCTTTCATGAGGTCACAGCCAAGACTTGGTGAAAAGGCCGGGAGAGGAAAGTTCATCAGTGTGTACGACGCCTTCAACTCGGACCAAGAGGAATGCTTGCGTCGGTGGGTTCGGATACCAACCGAAAAGGATGAAGCGTTGGGGGAGGAGCCAATGCTTATGGGTCCGACAGAAAATGTAGAGGCGTCCGAGGAAGATCCGTTCCTTGATAAAGTCCATGAAAATCCGCCCCTTTTAGAACCAGAAAATATAAACGAAGCCAGGAAAGAGTATCCAAGGACATTACAAATTCTGGAAATAGATCCCCATGGATACAATGATGAGTATGACGGGCCTGTGAGCACAGTATAA
- the LOC118430364 gene encoding uncharacterized protein LOC118430364 codes for MASASKNPFLEEGVRMSVDPIKLKEVENDVRTGLCKFTEREPMNVLVIGKPGAGKSSFINSMHMAIAHRWYEVANYGDGRRGITTDLIRYDMFRDELTEPPIKGYNHGVFFWDTAGLEDLNQKIFETFLGLIMEGRIPPDTNIHEHTDTTRQRPPTVSSLKRRFPRSGAVEEWKCHRIVFLCAADEEPPMNLMEAVTDAATKDKADARSLPVFLVMSKCDKVDRDEISKDVYESRRDNAAKSLMVFGNNQRCKEVSLYCKELTALPPDDFDYSGMRNDDEINKKMLNLWMNLLSPAYRVKHAPQKKSFRRSVFNPLKW; via the exons ATGGCAAGTGCAAGCAAAAACCCTTTCCTCGAGGAGGGGGTCAGAATGTCCGTTGATCCCATTAAACTGAAGGAAGTTGAGAATGATGTAAGAACGGGCCTCTGCAAGTTCACGGAAAGGGAGCCGATGAACGTTTTAGTAATCGGCAAGCCCGGAGCAGGAAAGTCCAGTTTCATCAACTCCATGCATATGGCGATAGCACACAGGTGGTATGAAGTAGCCAACTACGGAGACGGAAGGAGGGGTATTACCACGGACCTCATACGTTATGACATGTTCCGAGACGAACTGACGGAGCCGCCAATCAAGGGCTATAACCACGGCGTCTTCTTTTGGGACACTGCTGGACTAGAAGACCTTAATCAGAAAATATTCGAGACGTTCTTGGGGCTGATCATGGAAGGACGCATCCCACCTGACACGAATATCCACGAGCACACAGACACGACAAGACAAAGGCCTCCAACCGTAAGCAGCCTGAAAAGACGGTTTCCTCGCTCCGGCGCTGTGGAAGAGTGGAAGTGTCATCGGATAGTGTTCCTCTGTGCAGCCGATGAGGAGCCCCCTATGAATCTGATGGAGGCTGTAACGGATGCAGCTACTAAAGACAAGGCAGACGCAAGAA GTCTTCCCGTCTTTTTGGTCATGTCAAAGTGCGATAAAGTCGACAGAGATGAAATCAGTAAAGACGTCTATGAGTCACGGAGAGACAACGCAGCTAAATCATTGATGGTGTTCGGAAACAACCAGAGGTGCAAG GAAGTGTCCTTGTACTGCAAAGAGCTGACTGCTTTACCACCAGACGACTTCGACTACAGTGGTATGAGGAATGACGACGAAATCAACAAGAAGATGCTAAACCTGTGGATGAACCTCCTAAGCCCAGCATATCGTGTCAAGCATGCACCACAAAAGAAATCGTTTCGTAGATCAGTATTCAATCCCCTCAAGTGGTAA